The Mycolicibacterium aurum genome segment TCGTGCGGCTTGATCGGCCACCGCGGACCACAGCGTCGTCTTACCGATTCCGGGTTCGCCCTCGATGAGCAGACCCGACGGCCGGCGCCGGGCCGCGGCAAGAAACTCGTCGGCGGCCGCGGCCGGCCCCGCCGAGGCGTCGTGGTAACCCCCCACGGCCACCATCATGACAGGCGGCAAACTCAGGGTGTTTCCAGTGACGCCCTTTTTCTGCGGGGTCTCCGTGAACCTGAGTTCACAGCCACCATCTCTCCAGCACGAGGGCGACTCCGTCCTCGGCGTTGGTGGCCGTCACCTCGTCGGCCGCGGCGACCGCATCGGGATGCGCATTGCCCATCGCGACGCCGAGCCCGGCCCATGACAGCATCGGCACGTCGTTGGGCATGTCGCCGAAGGCCACGATGTCGGCAGCGGCGATGCCCTGCGGCCGGGCCAACTCGTCGATGCCGGTGGCCTTGCTGATGCCCAGCGGCACGATCTCGATCAGCCCGTTGTTGGTCGAGTAGGTGATGTCGCCCTCCAGGCCGATGTGCCTGGCGAGCTCGGTGGCCATGTCGGCCGACCGTGCACCGGATTTGCGGATCAGCAGCTTGACCGCGGGTGCGCTGAGCAGGTCCTCGACTGACACCTCGGTGTTGTCGGGGTTCAGCCACGCGTGCTCGTAGCCCGGTGAGCTGACGAACTGAGGGGTGGCCGCGTCGTGGGCGCTGCTGCCCACCCGCTCGACGGCCAGACCCGCGCCGGGGATCACCCGCGTCGCGATCTCGGCCAGCTGGGCCAGCGCATCGGTCGACAGGGTGCGCGCGGCGATGATCCGGTCTGCCGACGGGTCGTAGATCACCGCGCCGTTGGCGCAGACCGCCATCGGCGCGAACCCCAACTGGTCCACCACGGGCTTCACCCACCGCGGCGGCCGACCCGTGGCCAACACGAACTGCGCCCCGGCATCGACCACCGCGCGTACGACCGATCGTGTTCTGGGGCTGAGAATTTCGTCCTCGTTGAGGAGGGTGCCGTCGACATCGGTCGCGACCAGGGCCGGCTTCATGAGTCCTTTCTCCGCCTACGGGCCCGCTCGGCCAACTCTGCCTCTTCCAGTCCTCGGGCCTCCGCAGGCGTGGGCGCTGCGCCGCCCAGTCGGCGCGGCAGCCAGAACGCGCCCGCGGGCTGCTCGTAGTCGGCCTGCACCTCGTGCAGCAGATGCGTCATCTCGACGCGCAGCACGCCGTCGAGCTCAGCGGTTCCCCGATCGGGGGCGATCGGACGTCCCACGGCCACCGTGATCGGGAACTTGCGGCGCCCCAACGCTTTCGGATGGTCTTTCGTCCACAACCGGTGCGCCCCCCAGACGATCAGCGGCACGATCGGCACCTGCGCCTCCCCGGCCATCCGCACCGCACCAGTCTTGAACTCCTTCAGCTCGAAACTGCGGCTGATAGTGGCCTCCGGGTACACCCCGACGATCTCGCCCCGCCGAAGCGACTCCACCGCGGCAGCATAGGCGCCCGCACCGGCCGCCCGGTCCACCGGGATCGTTCCCGTGTGCCGGATCAGCCACGCCACGGTCGCGATGTCGTTCATCTCGGCCTTGATCATGAATCGCATGCGGCGCCCGCGGCGGGTGGCCGCCAGCGCGGCGGGCAGAAAGTCGACATAGCCGGTGTGATTGATGGCGATGACCGCACCTCCGGTGGCAGGCAGGTTCTCCACGCCGCGGAAGGTGATCCGGGTCCCGGTAGCCCTCACCGCCAGTTTCGCCGTCAACTCCAGCGCGCGGAAGACCGGTTCCATGCTGCCTACCCCGGCGCCTCGGCGGATCCGGTGTCGATTCCCGGCGTGTCGCGGCGGGCCGCCTTCGCCTCCGCTTTCCGGGCGGCCTCCTCGGCGTCCATCCGGTTGGCCTCCGCCAACGTCGGCGCGCCTCCCCCCATCCGGTGGGGAACCCAGAACTCGCCCGGCGGATGCGGACCGTACGCGTCCTGTACCTGCTCGAGCAGGTGCTGCATGCGGTGGTGCAGCAGCGCGGTCAGTTCGGGGGCGGGCAGCGTCGGCTCGATGGGCGTGCCGACGGCGATCGAGATCGGAACCTTGGGACGCCACATGGTTTTCGGGTGCCCCTTGGTCCAGATCCGCTGGGCCCCCCAGACGATGTGCGGCACGATCGGCACCCCGGCCGCTATCGCCATGCGTGCCGCACCGGACTTGAAGTCCTTGATCTCGAAGCTCCGGCTGATCGTCGCCTCGGGGTACACGCCCACGAACTCACCCTCGGCGAGCTTGCGGCACGCCTCGTCGAAGGACGCCGCGCCGTTGTTGCGGTCCACCTCGATATGGCGCAGGCTCCGCATGATGGGGCCGGTGATCTTGTTGTCGAAGACCTCTTTCTTCGCCATGAAGCGCACCTTGCGGCCGAGGTGCTGCTGGTAGGCCGGTAGCCCGGCGAACGTGAAGTCGAAGTAGCTGGTGTGGTTGATCGCGATCACCGCACCGCCGGTCTTGGGCAGATTCTCCACACCGGTCACGGTGAACTTCAGCCCCTGGGCGCGCCAGACCAGCCGGGCGAGCTGGATGACTGTGCCGTATACCGGTTCCACAGCAGCAAGCGTAGTTGCCGGACCGGCCCGGACGGGAGAGAGGGGACAGACCCGTGACTGCACCGCGCGGACCGCAGCCGGTTCCTCCGGTGGTCGACGATCTCGCCGGGGGCCGGCCGGTGACCGCGGTCTGGGTCAACGAACTCGGTGGGGTCACGTTCGCGATCGGCGCCGGGGCACCCGCCGAGTTCGTGAAGGTCTATCCGGACGACGTCGCGCACCTGCTGGCCCTGGAAGTGACCCGTCTTCGCTGGGCCCGGCCGTACACACCCGTCCCGATCGTGCTGGGTTCGGGGCCGGGCTGGATGCACACCGCCGCCGTTGCGGGACGTTCGGCGGTGGACCCGATCTGGTCTGACCGGCCTGCAACCGCCGCCACCGCCATCGGATCGGGGCTGCGGATGCTGCACGACGCGTTACCGGTGGCGGGCTGCCCGTTCGGGCGGCCGTCATGGGTGCGCGGCCCGGCTCCCGTTGCCGATCGGCTGGTGGTGTGCCACGGCGACGCATGCGCACCCAACACACTGATGGCCGACGACGGCAGCTGCAGCGGGCACGTCGATCTCGGTGACCTCGGCGTGGCCGACCGCTGGGCCGACCTGGCCATCGCGACGATGTCGCTGGACTGGAACTACCCGAGCGCCGCCGACGGCGGGCCCGACGACTGGGCGGCCACGCTGCTCGACGCGTACGGCGTGGCCCCGGACCGCGAGCGCATCGCCCACTATCGGGCGCTCTGGAACAACGACACCTCCGCGCCCGGCTAAGCTCATACCCGGGCAGTTCGTCGCGAGAGAGGGTATTTGTGCAGGTCACAAGTGTGGGGCACGCCGGTTTTCGCATCGACACCGCGGCCGGAAGCATTCTGTGCGACCCGTGGGTCAACCCGGCCTACTTCGCCTCGTGGTTCCCGTTCCCCGACAACAGCGCGCTGGATTGGGCAGACCTCGGCGACGTCGACTACCTCTACGTCTCCCACCTGCACAAGGACCACTTCGACCCGCAGAACCTGAGCGAGCACGTCAATAAGGACGCAGTGGTCCTGCTGCCGGACTTCCCGGTGCCCGACCTGCGCCGCGAGCTGGAGAAACTGGGCTTCCACACGTTCTTCGAGACCACCGACTCCGTCAAGCACACGGTGAGCGGACCCAAGGGCGATCTCGAGGTGATGATCGTCGCGCTGCGCGCCCCCGCGGACGGGCCGATCGGCGACTCCGGGCTGGTGGTGTCGGACGGCTCCACGACGGCGTTCAACATGAACGACGCCCGGCCGGTGGACCTGGACATGCTGCACGCCGACTTCGGCCAGATAGACGTCCACATGCTGCAGTACTCCGGTGCCATCTGGTACCCGATGGTCTACGACATGCCCGCACGCGCCAAGCAGGCCTTCGGCACCCAGAAACGGCAACGCCAGATGGACCGTTGCAGGCAGTACATCGCCCAGGTCGGTGCCACCTGGGTCATCCCGTCGGCGGGCCCACCCTGTTTCCTGGATTCCGCGCTGCGCGACCTCAACGACGACCACGGCGATCCGGCCAACATCTTTCCCGACCAGATCGTGTTCCTGGATCAGATGCGCTCGCACGGTCACGACGGTGGGCTGCTGATGATTCCCGGGTCCACCGCGGATTTCACCGGTTCCCAACTGAACTCGCTCACCCATCCGATTCCCGACGCCGACGTCGAGGCCATCTTCACGACCGGCAAGGCCGACTACATCGCCGCCTATGCCGAGCGGATGGCGCCGGTGCTGGCGGCCGAGAAGGCCCGCTGGGCCCCCGCGACGGGCGAGCCGCTGCTGGAGCCGCTGCGTGCGCTCTTCGAGCCCATCATGCTGGCCTCCGACCAGATCTGCGACGGCATCGGCTACCCCGTCGAACTACGCCTCGAGGCCGGTGACAGCCACGAGACCGTCGTACTCGACTTCCCGAAACGTGCTGTCCGCGAGGCGATTCCGGATGAGAAATTCCGCTACGGATTCGGCATCGCCGCGGAACTGGTGCGGACGGTGCTGCGCGATCAGGAGCCGGACTGGGTGAACACCATCTTCCTGTCGACGCGGTTCTCGGCCTGGCGGGTGGGCGGCTACAACGAGTACCTCTACACCTTCTTCAAATGCCTCACCGACGAGCGGATCGCCTACGCCGACGGCTGGTTCGCCGAGGCGCACGACGACACCGCGTCGATCACCCTGGAGGGCTGGGAGATCCAGCGTCGCTGTCCGCACCTGAAAGCTGATCTGTCCAAGTTCGGCGTGGTCGAAGGTACGACGCTGACGTGCAACCTCCATGGCTGGCAATGGAATCTCACCAACGGCCGCTGCCTGACCACCAAGGGTCACGAACTGCGCTCGACGAAGTTGTGACCGCCGTGGACACTGTCAGCCGGTTCTACGACGACGGCCTGATCCAATTGGATCGGGAGGCACTGACGT includes the following:
- a CDS encoding Cof-type HAD-IIB family hydrolase — translated: MKPALVATDVDGTLLNEDEILSPRTRSVVRAVVDAGAQFVLATGRPPRWVKPVVDQLGFAPMAVCANGAVIYDPSADRIIAARTLSTDALAQLAEIATRVIPGAGLAVERVGSSAHDAATPQFVSSPGYEHAWLNPDNTEVSVEDLLSAPAVKLLIRKSGARSADMATELARHIGLEGDITYSTNNGLIEIVPLGISKATGIDELARPQGIAAADIVAFGDMPNDVPMLSWAGLGVAMGNAHPDAVAAADEVTATNAEDGVALVLERWWL
- a CDS encoding lysophospholipid acyltransferase family protein yields the protein MEPVFRALELTAKLAVRATGTRITFRGVENLPATGGAVIAINHTGYVDFLPAALAATRRGRRMRFMIKAEMNDIATVAWLIRHTGTIPVDRAAGAGAYAAAVESLRRGEIVGVYPEATISRSFELKEFKTGAVRMAGEAQVPIVPLIVWGAHRLWTKDHPKALGRRKFPITVAVGRPIAPDRGTAELDGVLRVEMTHLLHEVQADYEQPAGAFWLPRRLGGAAPTPAEARGLEEAELAERARRRRKDS
- a CDS encoding lysophospholipid acyltransferase family protein, coding for MEPVYGTVIQLARLVWRAQGLKFTVTGVENLPKTGGAVIAINHTSYFDFTFAGLPAYQQHLGRKVRFMAKKEVFDNKITGPIMRSLRHIEVDRNNGAASFDEACRKLAEGEFVGVYPEATISRSFEIKDFKSGAARMAIAAGVPIVPHIVWGAQRIWTKGHPKTMWRPKVPISIAVGTPIEPTLPAPELTALLHHRMQHLLEQVQDAYGPHPPGEFWVPHRMGGGAPTLAEANRMDAEEAARKAEAKAARRDTPGIDTGSAEAPG
- a CDS encoding aminoglycoside 3'-phosphotransferase, encoding MTAPRGPQPVPPVVDDLAGGRPVTAVWVNELGGVTFAIGAGAPAEFVKVYPDDVAHLLALEVTRLRWARPYTPVPIVLGSGPGWMHTAAVAGRSAVDPIWSDRPATAATAIGSGLRMLHDALPVAGCPFGRPSWVRGPAPVADRLVVCHGDACAPNTLMADDGSCSGHVDLGDLGVADRWADLAIATMSLDWNYPSAADGGPDDWAATLLDAYGVAPDRERIAHYRALWNNDTSAPG
- a CDS encoding Rieske 2Fe-2S domain-containing protein — translated: MQVTSVGHAGFRIDTAAGSILCDPWVNPAYFASWFPFPDNSALDWADLGDVDYLYVSHLHKDHFDPQNLSEHVNKDAVVLLPDFPVPDLRRELEKLGFHTFFETTDSVKHTVSGPKGDLEVMIVALRAPADGPIGDSGLVVSDGSTTAFNMNDARPVDLDMLHADFGQIDVHMLQYSGAIWYPMVYDMPARAKQAFGTQKRQRQMDRCRQYIAQVGATWVIPSAGPPCFLDSALRDLNDDHGDPANIFPDQIVFLDQMRSHGHDGGLLMIPGSTADFTGSQLNSLTHPIPDADVEAIFTTGKADYIAAYAERMAPVLAAEKARWAPATGEPLLEPLRALFEPIMLASDQICDGIGYPVELRLEAGDSHETVVLDFPKRAVREAIPDEKFRYGFGIAAELVRTVLRDQEPDWVNTIFLSTRFSAWRVGGYNEYLYTFFKCLTDERIAYADGWFAEAHDDTASITLEGWEIQRRCPHLKADLSKFGVVEGTTLTCNLHGWQWNLTNGRCLTTKGHELRSTKL